A single window of Streptomyces griseoviridis DNA harbors:
- the egtC gene encoding ergothioneine biosynthesis protein EgtC: MCRHLAYLGPPVALGSLLTEPPHSLLRQSWQPRRQRHGTVNADGFGVGWYAEGDPVPARYRRAGPIWGDLTFADLARVVRSGSLLGAVRDATLPGADGEAAAAPFAGGSWLFSHNGSVPGWPRSLAPLVPALPPADLLSLDARNDSAFVWALVLARLRAGDDPGRALASTVTEVAEAAPGARLNLLLAGPDTVAATAWGDTLWYLAGPGRGTVVASEPYDDDPHWCEVPDRTLLTASRTDLLLTELKEPSPGSAPAPSKEPRT; this comes from the coding sequence ATGTGCCGTCATCTCGCCTACCTGGGGCCGCCGGTGGCGCTCGGCAGCCTGCTGACGGAGCCGCCGCACAGCCTGCTGCGGCAGTCGTGGCAGCCCCGCAGGCAGCGGCACGGGACCGTCAACGCCGACGGTTTCGGCGTCGGTTGGTACGCGGAGGGCGATCCGGTGCCGGCCAGGTACCGGCGGGCCGGGCCGATCTGGGGGGACCTGACGTTCGCCGATCTGGCCCGGGTCGTACGGTCCGGGTCGCTGCTCGGCGCCGTCCGGGACGCCACGCTGCCCGGCGCCGACGGGGAGGCCGCGGCGGCGCCGTTCGCCGGCGGGTCCTGGCTGTTCAGCCACAACGGCTCGGTGCCCGGCTGGCCGCGCTCGCTCGCCCCGCTGGTGCCCGCGCTGCCCCCGGCGGACCTGCTCTCCCTCGACGCCCGCAACGACTCGGCGTTCGTGTGGGCGCTGGTGCTCGCCCGGCTGCGGGCGGGCGACGATCCCGGCCGCGCCCTGGCCTCCACCGTCACGGAGGTCGCCGAGGCGGCCCCCGGCGCCCGGCTCAACCTGCTCCTGGCCGGCCCGGACACCGTCGCCGCGACCGCCTGGGGCGACACCCTCTGGTACCTGGCCGGTCCCGGCCGCGGCACCGTCGTCGCGTCCGAACCGTACGACGACGATCCGCACTGGTGCGAGGTCCCCGACCGCACCCTCCTCACCGCGAGCCGCACGGACCTGCTGCTCACCGAGCTCAAGGAGCCGAGCCCAGGCTCGGCACCCGCACCGTCGAAGGAGCCCCGCACGTGA
- the egtB gene encoding ergothioneine biosynthesis protein EgtB, whose translation MTGPAPDAEALRERAVATLTTARARTTLLTSCVEDPDLTAQHSPLMSPLVWDLAHIGNQEEQWLLRTVAGREAIRPEIDGIYDAFEHPRSARPSLPLLPPAEARAYAAEVRGRALDVLEGTAFHGTRLTEAGFAFGMIAQHEQQHDETMLITHQLRTGPAALTAPDPEPAPLHTGPAEVLVPGGPFTMGTSDEPWALDNERPAHRREVAPFHIDTAPVTNGAYQAFIDDGGYDDERWWTPDGWAHIRRAAITAPLFWRRDGKQWLRRRFGVTEVVPANEPVVHVCWYEADAYARWAGRRLPTEAEWEKAARHDPAGDRSTRYPWGDADPGPEHANLGQRHLRPAPAGSYPEGESPLGVRQLIGDVWEWTSSDFLPYPGFRAFPYKEYSEVFFGPDHKVLRGGSFAVDAVACRGTFRNWDYPIRRQIFSGFRTARSAAV comes from the coding sequence ATGACCGGCCCCGCCCCCGACGCCGAGGCGCTGCGGGAGCGGGCGGTGGCCACCCTCACCACCGCCCGTGCCCGCACCACCCTGCTGACCAGCTGCGTCGAGGACCCCGACCTCACCGCCCAGCACTCCCCGCTGATGTCGCCGCTGGTCTGGGACCTCGCGCACATCGGCAACCAGGAGGAGCAGTGGCTGCTGCGGACCGTCGCGGGACGGGAGGCGATACGGCCCGAGATCGACGGCATCTACGACGCCTTCGAGCACCCGCGCTCGGCCCGCCCCTCGCTGCCGCTGCTGCCCCCCGCGGAGGCCCGCGCCTACGCGGCGGAGGTCCGCGGCCGGGCCCTCGACGTGCTGGAGGGCACCGCCTTCCACGGCACCCGGCTGACCGAGGCCGGTTTCGCCTTCGGCATGATCGCCCAGCACGAACAGCAGCACGACGAGACGATGCTGATCACCCACCAGCTCCGCACCGGCCCCGCGGCGCTGACGGCCCCCGATCCAGAACCGGCGCCGCTGCACACGGGACCGGCCGAAGTCCTCGTCCCCGGCGGTCCGTTCACCATGGGCACCTCCGACGAGCCGTGGGCGCTCGACAACGAACGCCCCGCGCACCGGCGTGAGGTGGCGCCGTTCCACATCGACACGGCCCCGGTCACCAACGGCGCCTACCAGGCGTTCATCGACGACGGCGGCTACGACGACGAACGCTGGTGGACGCCGGACGGCTGGGCGCACATCCGCCGCGCCGCCATCACCGCGCCGCTGTTCTGGCGCCGGGACGGCAAGCAGTGGCTGCGCCGCAGGTTCGGGGTGACCGAGGTGGTGCCCGCGAACGAGCCGGTGGTGCACGTGTGCTGGTACGAGGCCGACGCGTACGCCCGCTGGGCCGGACGGCGGCTGCCGACCGAGGCCGAGTGGGAGAAGGCCGCCCGGCACGACCCCGCGGGCGACCGCTCGACGCGCTACCCGTGGGGCGACGCGGACCCGGGGCCCGAGCACGCCAACCTCGGCCAGCGGCATCTGCGGCCGGCCCCGGCGGGCAGCTACCCGGAGGGCGAGTCGCCGCTCGGCGTACGGCAGTTGATCGGTGACGTGTGGGAGTGGACGTCGAGCGACTTCCTGCCCTACCCGGGGTTCAGGGCGTTCCCGTACAAGGAGTACTCCGAGGTGTTCTTCGGGCCCGACCACAAGGTGCTGCGCGGCGGTTCGTTCGCCGTGGACGCGGTGGCCTGCCGTGGCACGTTCCGCAACTGGGACTACCCGATCAGGCGGCAGATCTTCTCCGGGTTCCGCACCGCGCGCTCGGCGGCCGTCTGA
- the egtA gene encoding ergothioneine biosynthesis glutamate--cysteine ligase EgtA, with protein sequence MSEALSDPGDCTAPRTPRTAVTEAEVEALVRGICFKTGPPRVLGVEVEWLVHDLREPRRPVTAERLEAAYAALRSVPLGSALTVEPGGQLELSSPPAASLMECVTTVSADLDAVRSALARQDLGLVGLGHDPWHTPRRFLREPRYDAMEACLDRTGPAGRAMMCASASVQVSVDAGHEEPGPLGHGRRWWLAHQLGPVLVAAFANSPLAGHEPTGWRSTRQLLWAEIGAGRAGAPPLNGDPRGAWARHVLDAPVMCVRRDSGPWEVPEGLTFREWTRSGTPTRADLDYHITTLFPPVRPRGHLELRMIDAQPGDDGWIVPLAVTAALFDDAEAAETAYRAVKPLSERALGLPAPHNPLWTDAARYALTDPELHEAAVACFTAALGALPRLGATTEVVDAVAAHLDRYVLRARCPADELLDQLRGTPARAHGKDIPT encoded by the coding sequence ATGTCCGAAGCACTGAGTGACCCCGGCGACTGTACGGCACCCCGTACCCCGCGCACCGCGGTCACCGAAGCCGAGGTGGAGGCCCTGGTCAGGGGCATCTGCTTCAAGACGGGACCACCCCGCGTCCTCGGGGTGGAAGTGGAATGGCTCGTCCACGACCTGCGCGAACCGCGGCGTCCCGTGACGGCCGAACGACTCGAAGCGGCCTACGCCGCACTGCGCTCCGTCCCCCTCGGGTCGGCGCTCACCGTGGAACCCGGCGGCCAGCTGGAGCTGAGCTCGCCGCCCGCGGCGTCGCTGATGGAGTGCGTCACCACCGTCTCGGCCGACCTCGACGCCGTCCGCTCGGCTCTCGCCCGGCAGGACCTCGGCCTCGTGGGTCTCGGCCACGACCCCTGGCACACACCGCGCCGTTTCCTGCGCGAACCCCGCTACGACGCCATGGAAGCCTGCCTCGACCGCACCGGTCCGGCCGGCCGCGCCATGATGTGCGCCTCCGCCTCCGTCCAGGTGTCGGTGGACGCGGGCCACGAGGAACCGGGGCCGCTCGGCCACGGGCGGCGCTGGTGGCTGGCCCACCAGTTGGGCCCGGTCCTGGTGGCCGCGTTCGCGAACTCACCGCTGGCCGGGCACGAGCCCACCGGCTGGCGCTCCACCCGGCAACTGCTGTGGGCGGAGATCGGCGCGGGCCGCGCCGGGGCGCCCCCGCTCAACGGCGACCCGCGGGGCGCGTGGGCCCGGCATGTGCTCGACGCGCCGGTGATGTGCGTCCGGCGCGACAGCGGGCCCTGGGAGGTCCCGGAAGGGCTCACCTTCCGGGAGTGGACCAGATCGGGGACGCCCACCCGGGCGGATCTCGACTACCACATCACCACCCTGTTCCCGCCGGTCAGACCGCGCGGGCACCTGGAACTGCGGATGATCGACGCACAGCCGGGCGACGACGGCTGGATCGTGCCGCTCGCCGTCACGGCCGCGCTGTTCGACGACGCGGAGGCGGCCGAGACCGCCTACCGGGCGGTGAAGCCCCTCTCGGAGCGGGCGCTCGGGCTGCCCGCGCCGCACAACCCGCTGTGGACCGACGCGGCCAGGTACGCCCTGACCGACCCGGAGCTGCACGAGGCCGCCGTCGCCTGCTTCACCGCGGCCCTCGGCGCGCTGCCCCGGCTCGGCGCCACCACCGAGGTCGTCGACGCGGTGGCGGCCCACCTCGACCGGTACGTCCTGCGGGCCCGCTGCCCCGCCGACGAACTGCTCGACCAGCTGCGCGGCACCCCCGCGCGCGCTCACGGGAAGGACATCCCCACATGA
- a CDS encoding type II toxin-antitoxin system PemK/MazF family toxin has product MTAFTDENVPGRFGPTATTEADPREVGQVRTEYSPEHDGDPDPGEIVWTWVPFEENDGRGKDRPVLVVAREPAGTVLAVQLSSKRHDADHEWVPIGSGPWDRSGRDSWVDVDRVLRLHDDGMRREACALDRGRFNLVRNRLRERYGWN; this is encoded by the coding sequence GTGACTGCGTTTACCGATGAGAACGTCCCGGGCCGTTTCGGCCCCACCGCGACCACCGAGGCCGACCCCCGCGAGGTCGGCCAGGTCCGTACCGAGTACTCCCCCGAACACGACGGCGACCCGGACCCCGGCGAGATCGTCTGGACGTGGGTGCCGTTCGAGGAGAACGACGGGCGGGGCAAGGACCGGCCGGTCCTGGTGGTGGCCAGGGAGCCGGCCGGCACCGTGCTGGCCGTGCAGCTGTCCAGCAAGCGGCACGACGCCGACCACGAGTGGGTGCCGATCGGCTCGGGTCCGTGGGACCGGTCGGGGCGCGACTCGTGGGTGGACGTGGACCGGGTGCTGCGGCTGCACGACGACGGCATGCGCCGGGAGGCGTGCGCCCTGGACCGCGGCCGGTTCAACCTGGTGCGCAACCGGCTGCGGGAGCGCTACGGCTGGAACTGA
- a CDS encoding flotillin family protein — MPMFVGVVAGAAVAAVAFLIGLFKMMWRVAEPNEALIISGSKHRTEGLEEGMGFRIVTGRGTMVLPGVQAVRKLSLDLNETELHVDCVTHQGIPLKVRGVVIFKVGDDFVSIANAGRRFLDQQRLMSERVHNVFAGHLRSIVGGLTVEDMIRDREKLTGQTRAACGTEMEKLGLIVDSLQIHEIEDPTGYIQNLAMPHAAAVQRDARIAQAEANRLATEAEQQSFARMAEATRDSEILQAGYQAERDHAAAKARQAGPLADAGARQEVVVQETRVAELEAQRREQQLQVDVRKPADAQAYEKRTLAEADRDARISAAEARARETELAAAAEATRVKQAASAEAEATRTRGEAGASATRATGEAEAAAAQAKGLANAEATRARGLAEAEAIKARAAALAENQEAVVAQQLAENWPEIVRAGASAFGSVDNMVVLNGADGVSELLAKALTMGGTGLGLARKLLASMDQNEPVPNGTSPLNGVVPPAVEKIPVRED, encoded by the coding sequence GTCTGTTCAAGATGATGTGGCGGGTCGCGGAGCCGAACGAGGCGCTGATCATCTCCGGTTCCAAGCACCGCACCGAGGGTCTTGAGGAGGGGATGGGGTTCCGCATCGTCACCGGGCGCGGCACGATGGTGCTGCCGGGCGTGCAGGCGGTGCGCAAGCTGTCGCTGGACCTGAACGAGACCGAGTTGCACGTGGACTGCGTGACCCACCAGGGCATTCCGCTCAAGGTGCGGGGCGTGGTCATCTTCAAGGTCGGCGACGACTTCGTGTCGATCGCCAACGCGGGCCGCCGCTTCCTCGACCAGCAGCGGCTGATGTCGGAGCGGGTGCACAACGTGTTCGCCGGTCATCTGCGGTCCATCGTGGGCGGGTTGACCGTTGAGGACATGATCCGCGACCGGGAGAAGCTGACCGGGCAGACGCGGGCCGCGTGCGGCACCGAGATGGAGAAACTGGGGCTGATCGTCGACTCGTTGCAGATCCACGAGATCGAGGACCCGACCGGGTACATCCAGAACCTGGCGATGCCGCACGCGGCGGCCGTCCAGCGGGACGCGCGGATCGCGCAGGCGGAGGCGAACCGGCTCGCCACCGAGGCGGAGCAGCAGTCGTTCGCGCGGATGGCGGAGGCCACCCGGGACAGCGAGATCCTCCAGGCCGGTTACCAGGCCGAGCGCGACCACGCGGCGGCGAAGGCGCGGCAGGCCGGGCCGCTCGCCGACGCCGGGGCCAGGCAGGAGGTCGTCGTCCAGGAGACACGGGTCGCCGAACTGGAGGCGCAGCGCCGGGAGCAGCAGCTCCAGGTGGATGTCCGCAAGCCGGCCGACGCGCAGGCCTACGAGAAGCGCACGCTGGCCGAGGCCGACCGGGACGCGCGGATCTCGGCGGCGGAGGCGAGGGCCCGGGAGACCGAACTGGCCGCGGCCGCCGAGGCGACGCGGGTCAAACAGGCCGCGAGTGCCGAGGCGGAGGCCACCAGGACGCGGGGCGAGGCCGGCGCGTCGGCGACCCGGGCCACCGGTGAGGCGGAGGCCGCGGCCGCGCAGGCGAAGGGGCTCGCCAACGCCGAGGCGACGAGAGCCAGGGGCCTCGCGGAGGCGGAGGCCATCAAGGCGCGGGCCGCCGCGCTCGCCGAGAACCAGGAGGCGGTGGTCGCCCAGCAACTCGCCGAGAACTGGCCGGAGATCGTGCGGGCCGGGGCGTCGGCGTTCGGCTCGGTCGACAACATGGTGGTGCTGAACGGGGCCGACGGCGTCTCCGAGCTGCTGGCCAAGGCCCTCACCATGGGCGGCACCGGACTCGGCCTGGCCCGGAAGCTGTTGGCGTCCATGGACCAGAACGAGCCGGTGCCGAACGGGACTTCACCGCTGAACGGGGTCGTCCCGCCGGCGGTGGAGAAGATACCGGTGCGGGAGGACTGA